In Deltaproteobacteria bacterium, one DNA window encodes the following:
- the sctN gene encoding type III secretion system ATPase SctN — MAIDLSRYVEMVKDVQTVRVRGRVTELTGLIIRAAVPGVRVGEVVYIQGRGKTAKSVRAEVVGFQGEEVMLMPLGELTGIGPDSEVIPTGRPLMIQVGEGLLGRVLGGLGDPIDNKPLPPGLTEWSVDRTAPDPFTRKRITQPLSVGVRAIDGLLTMGEGQRIGMFAGSGVGKSTLMGQIARQVKADLVVVALIGERGREVLEFIEDSLGEEGLKRSVVVCATSDQPSLVRLRAGFVATSIAEYFRDRGGNVLFMLDTVTRLARAQREVGLAVGEPPARQGYPPSVFSMLPRMLERTGNSDKGVCSAIYTVLVAGGDMEEPIADEVRGILDGHFIMDRALGERNHWPALGVLPSLSRVMSQIATPEHKAAAGKLRETLAQYEKQRDLITLGAYQYGTDPKTDYAIDKIDAIEAFLKQRTDENSSFDETVQQLIALFEE, encoded by the coding sequence ATGGCCATCGACCTATCTAGATATGTCGAGATGGTGAAGGACGTGCAGACGGTGCGCGTCCGCGGGCGCGTGACCGAGCTCACCGGCCTCATCATCCGCGCGGCCGTGCCCGGCGTGCGCGTGGGCGAGGTGGTCTACATCCAGGGCCGCGGCAAGACCGCCAAGAGCGTGCGCGCCGAAGTGGTCGGCTTCCAGGGCGAAGAGGTGATGCTCATGCCGCTCGGCGAGCTCACCGGCATCGGCCCCGACTCCGAGGTCATCCCCACCGGCCGCCCGCTGATGATCCAGGTCGGCGAAGGCTTGCTGGGGCGCGTGCTGGGCGGCCTGGGCGACCCCATCGACAACAAGCCCCTCCCGCCCGGGCTCACCGAGTGGAGCGTGGACCGCACCGCGCCCGACCCGTTCACGCGCAAGCGCATCACCCAGCCGCTCAGCGTGGGCGTGCGCGCCATCGACGGCCTGCTGACCATGGGCGAGGGCCAGCGCATCGGCATGTTCGCCGGCTCCGGCGTGGGCAAGTCGACCTTGATGGGCCAGATCGCCCGGCAGGTGAAGGCCGACCTGGTGGTCGTCGCGCTCATCGGCGAGCGTGGTCGCGAAGTGTTGGAGTTCATCGAGGACTCGCTCGGCGAAGAGGGCCTCAAGCGCAGCGTGGTGGTCTGCGCCACGAGCGATCAGCCTTCCCTCGTGCGCCTGCGCGCGGGCTTCGTGGCCACGTCGATCGCCGAGTACTTCCGCGACCGCGGCGGCAATGTGCTCTTCATGCTCGACACCGTGACCCGCCTCGCGCGCGCGCAGCGCGAGGTGGGCCTCGCGGTCGGTGAGCCGCCGGCGCGCCAGGGCTATCCGCCGAGCGTTTTCTCGATGTTGCCGCGCATGCTGGAGCGCACGGGCAACAGCGACAAGGGCGTCTGCAGCGCCATCTACACGGTGCTCGTGGCGGGCGGCGACATGGAAGAGCCCATCGCCGACGAGGTCCGCGGCATCCTCGACGGCCACTTCATCATGGACCGCGCCCTCGGCGAGCGAAACCACTGGCCGGCGCTGGGCGTACTGCCCTCGCTGTCGCGCGTGATGAGCCAGATCGCCACGCCGGAGCACAAGGCGGCCGCGGGCAAGCTGCGAGAGACGCTCGCCCAGTACGAGAAGCAGCGCGATCTCATCACGCTCGGCGCATACCAGTACGGCACCGATCCCAAGACCGACTACGCCATCGACAAGATCGACGCCATCGAGGCGTTCCTCAAGCAGCGCACCGACGAGAACTCGAGCTTCGACGAGACGGTGCAGCAGCTCATCGCGCTCTTCGAAGAGTAG
- the sctL gene encoding type III secretion system stator protein SctL, whose amino-acid sequence MVGKIIKSGESGAPSVEPLSQPRMAVAPRRAVMGAEEVEARGEAHGIVAQAEQRAAAIIAKAEQERAQVLAKAREEGRQLGYGEMTEILARAKIQAGELLKATEPEVVKLAMKAAERIIGAELATDEDTILRIVAKAIEQLRQSKELIIRANPDDVEILRREKRKLLEHIGRLKDIGFREDPAVQRGGCVIETEAGTVDAQLSTQLELLQRALLGES is encoded by the coding sequence ATGGTCGGCAAGATCATCAAGAGCGGCGAATCCGGCGCGCCCAGCGTCGAGCCCCTCTCCCAGCCCCGCATGGCCGTGGCCCCACGCCGCGCCGTCATGGGCGCCGAGGAGGTGGAGGCTCGCGGTGAGGCCCACGGCATCGTGGCCCAGGCCGAGCAGCGCGCCGCCGCCATCATCGCCAAGGCCGAGCAGGAGCGCGCCCAGGTGCTCGCCAAGGCCCGCGAAGAGGGCCGCCAGCTCGGCTATGGGGAGATGACGGAGATCCTCGCGCGCGCCAAGATCCAGGCGGGCGAGCTGCTCAAGGCAACGGAACCGGAGGTCGTGAAGCTGGCCATGAAGGCCGCCGAGCGCATCATCGGCGCGGAGCTGGCCACCGACGAGGACACCATCCTCCGCATCGTGGCCAAGGCCATCGAGCAGCTCCGGCAGAGCAAGGAGCTCATCATCCGGGCCAACCCGGACGACGTGGAAATCCTGCGGCGCGAGAAGCGCAAGCTGCTGGAGCACATCGGCAGGCTCAAGGACATCGGCTTCCGCGAGGACCCTGCGGTGCAGCGCGGCGGCTGCGTCATCGAGACCGAGGCCGGCACGGTCGACGCCCAGCTCTCGACGCAATTGGAGCTCTTGCAGCGCGCCCTGCTCGGCGAGTCGTAG
- a CDS encoding type III secretion protein, which translates to MNLTRFAAVFFVAALAGCEAEVQHGLNEKDANEIRVVLSQQGIPAEKRHEEGGDKPTWAILVPKGEVNRATELLVANHLPPDHQAGLSQTYATPSMVPTATEEKARYIGALQGELAQTLESVDGVLSARVNVNIPESSDLEDRQKRAMPSASVVITYRRSKNAAGQLEDKPPVSEEKIKALVARAIPDLTPAGVEVALTPANLPGGESAGEAYVDLAGLRMSADSVSSFKTMAAGAILAVLVLAGWIGMLYWRSGAQPQPRRARGAAPEA; encoded by the coding sequence ATGAACCTGACCCGATTCGCCGCGGTGTTCTTCGTGGCCGCGCTGGCTGGCTGCGAAGCCGAGGTGCAGCACGGCCTCAACGAGAAGGACGCCAACGAGATCCGCGTGGTGCTCTCGCAGCAGGGCATTCCTGCGGAGAAGCGGCACGAAGAAGGCGGCGACAAGCCCACCTGGGCCATCCTGGTTCCCAAGGGCGAGGTGAACCGCGCCACCGAGCTGCTCGTGGCCAACCACCTGCCGCCGGACCACCAGGCCGGCCTGTCGCAGACCTACGCGACGCCCTCGATGGTGCCCACCGCGACCGAGGAGAAGGCGCGCTACATCGGCGCGCTCCAGGGCGAGCTCGCGCAGACGCTCGAGAGCGTGGACGGCGTGCTCAGCGCGCGCGTGAACGTGAACATCCCCGAGTCGAGCGACCTCGAGGATCGGCAGAAGCGGGCCATGCCGTCGGCCTCCGTGGTCATCACCTATCGGCGCAGCAAGAACGCCGCTGGGCAGCTCGAGGACAAGCCGCCCGTGTCGGAAGAGAAGATCAAGGCGCTGGTGGCGCGCGCGATCCCCGATCTGACGCCGGCGGGCGTCGAGGTCGCGCTGACTCCGGCCAACCTTCCCGGCGGCGAGAGCGCGGGCGAGGCCTACGTGGACCTGGCCGGGCTGCGCATGTCGGCCGACTCCGTGAGCAGCTTCAAGACCATGGCCGCCGGTGCGATCCTGGCGGTGCTCGTCCTGGCCGGCTGGATTGGCATGCTGTACTGGCGCTCGGGCGCGCAGCCGCAGCCGCGCCGCGCCCGCGGGGCCGCTCCGGAAGCCTAG